Proteins from a genomic interval of Niabella soli DSM 19437:
- a CDS encoding cupin domain-containing protein, giving the protein MNSTNISDYIVRNNKEWQPLIEKGIHYKGISVISLHYDAAKQRSTTILLKFESGASYPYHNHPGGEELFVLNGTAVLEKVILNHGDYLYTPPNFKHSVTTEKGCTLLFVIPEEVEIL; this is encoded by the coding sequence ATGAACAGCACAAACATCAGCGACTACATCGTTCGCAACAACAAAGAATGGCAACCTCTTATTGAAAAAGGCATTCATTACAAAGGCATTTCGGTGATCTCCCTGCATTATGATGCCGCAAAACAACGGTCCACCACGATCCTTCTGAAATTTGAATCTGGTGCCAGCTATCCCTATCATAATCATCCGGGGGGTGAGGAGTTGTTCGTTTTAAACGGAACAGCAGTATTGGAAAAGGTAATCCTTAACCACGGCGACTACTTATATACTCCACCCAATTTTAAACATTCCGTTACTACAGAAAAAGGCTGTACGCTGCTTTTTGTGATCCCGGAAGAGGTCGAGATCTTATAA
- a CDS encoding AraC family transcriptional regulator, which translates to MVEIKNFDALADAGKPRRIMKYVLVFCTSGPIHMIIDEKEFSLAKGDVVTITSGQVHQFNKTKKASGFILEFTLDFFSKDDKDIELIFHNGLFCHFAMNEVISVDITIVEEQLKNIQKELEEQPYQYLISVHSRIELILVAINRAKVKRGDEIWKPEALFLKFLEAVRANFEHNYPLSTFARLLHTTEAKLNEQAKLHAGKTAQHVIYGLIASEAKRLLTYENLSVKEVAYKLGFNDPFYFSNFFKKHTKLSPKQYKHHFSL; encoded by the coding sequence ATGGTTGAAATAAAAAATTTTGATGCCCTTGCTGATGCCGGCAAACCCCGGCGCATCATGAAATACGTTTTAGTGTTTTGCACCTCGGGGCCGATCCACATGATTATTGATGAAAAGGAATTTTCACTGGCAAAGGGAGATGTGGTCACTATTACATCGGGGCAGGTACATCAATTCAATAAAACAAAAAAAGCAAGCGGCTTCATACTCGAATTTACGCTCGACTTTTTCAGTAAGGACGATAAAGATATCGAGCTTATTTTTCACAACGGTTTGTTTTGTCATTTTGCAATGAACGAGGTCATCTCAGTGGACATCACAATTGTTGAAGAACAATTAAAAAACATACAAAAGGAATTGGAGGAGCAACCTTACCAATATCTTATCTCCGTACATAGTCGTATCGAATTAATACTGGTAGCTATCAACCGTGCAAAAGTGAAACGGGGTGATGAGATATGGAAGCCCGAAGCCCTGTTCCTGAAATTTCTGGAAGCCGTAAGAGCTAATTTTGAACATAATTATCCTTTGTCAACCTTTGCCCGGCTGCTACACACTACAGAAGCAAAGCTGAATGAACAGGCAAAACTCCATGCCGGCAAAACCGCACAGCATGTGATTTACGGGCTCATTGCTTCAGAAGCGAAACGGTTGCTCACCTACGAAAATTTATCGGTCAAAGAAGTAGCGTATAAACTTGGCTTTAACGATCCTTTCTATTTCTCTAATTTCTTCAAAAAACATACAAAGCTTTCGCCCAAACAATACAAGCACCATTTCTCCTTATAG
- a CDS encoding metal-dependent transcriptional regulator, with protein sequence MKTLFHLTNEITNKTVAGTNELAMLLDVKPATANDMLKKLKEKGFVSYEKYGKIALTAKGKDLAVGIVRKHRLWETFLYEKLGFFWDEVHEVAEQLEHIKSPKLVDQLEKFLGFPEIDPHGDPIPNAKGEIKPVKRKTLAEIGVNKTCKLVAVKDNSSSFLQYVVKLGLGLSSKIKVISQQEFDGSLEIEVNGVCSLVSKKVAENLYVI encoded by the coding sequence TTGAAAACCTTGTTTCATCTAACCAATGAAATAACGAACAAAACAGTTGCGGGAACGAACGAACTGGCAATGCTTTTAGATGTAAAGCCTGCAACAGCCAACGATATGTTGAAAAAGCTAAAGGAAAAGGGGTTTGTTTCTTATGAAAAGTATGGGAAGATCGCTTTAACTGCTAAAGGAAAAGACCTGGCCGTAGGAATCGTCAGGAAACACCGCCTTTGGGAAACATTCCTGTACGAAAAATTAGGATTTTTCTGGGATGAAGTCCATGAGGTGGCTGAACAATTAGAGCATATAAAATCCCCCAAGCTGGTTGATCAACTGGAAAAGTTCCTGGGTTTTCCTGAAATTGACCCTCACGGAGACCCGATTCCTAATGCAAAAGGGGAGATAAAACCAGTAAAACGCAAGACTTTGGCAGAAATCGGCGTAAATAAAACCTGCAAACTGGTTGCTGTAAAAGATAATAGTTCTTCTTTTTTACAATATGTTGTTAAGCTGGGCTTAGGCTTAAGCAGCAAAATAAAAGTAATAAGTCAGCAGGAATTTGACGGTTCTTTAGAGATAGAAGTTAATGGCGTCTGCTCTTTAGTGAGTAAAAAAGTAGCTGAAAATTTATATGTCATTTGA
- a CDS encoding TonB-dependent receptor gives MKGILLLVLLIPIVVFSQSQQRTITGSVKDLATKQPVGYCSLIQQNANNGTVSNGKGNFKIDFAPNENNVVLVLQALGYEADTLQINSDQDHYTVLLKPRSVKLEEIVVTGTTRAALLRENPVSITLVAAKQIERAAAGNIIDVLVKNVPGLKAVKTGPNISKPFIHGLGYNRVLTLYDGVRQEGQQYGDEHGIEVDDYNIEKAEVIKGPASVLYGSDAIAGVISLFPHIPKQEDGSLHGKFTSEYQTNNNLTGDGMQLDYAGKHFLFALNGSYRMARNYRNPVDGRVYLTNFNVKNFSALAGYKSEKGYTHLNVTLYDNRQGIPDGSRDSLSRKFTKQVFEGDADDIVDRPIVSHKALGSYKVPDLSQHIQHYRAYLRSFYKIGNSNIDILLGGQQNIRREYTHPTAPKQAGMYMRLQTLNYGIRYNAPEFFHIETAIGINGMIQSNKNRDATDFPIPDYNLYDGGIYLYAKWKQNKWSISGGVRYDLRYVRWNDFYVGKNPATGFAKQLNSHSPNAELQFAAYEKLFYGISGSIGATFQATKNISLKANIGRAYRAPNLTEIGSNGLDPGAHIIYLGNRNFNPEFSLQEDLGIHLKFDEVSGGISLFNNNIQNYIYMSMAADASGNPVVDAQGNRTYQYLQSKAQLYGAEFWMAIRPQNLKGFCWDYSISIVYGFNRRKSFKRKGPEGEYLPLIPPKMLNSSISQEILPKSKYLVGLVPKFEIEYAATQNRYLGLNGTETATPSYILFNIGLTTQIKYKETKNVELVFKADNLFDRAYQSHLSRLKYFEYYTQTPNGRSGIYNMGRNFVVKMIVPF, from the coding sequence ATGAAAGGAATCCTTTTACTGGTACTACTTATCCCTATTGTGGTATTCAGTCAATCGCAACAACGAACCATTACAGGCTCGGTTAAGGATTTAGCCACTAAACAACCTGTTGGATACTGTAGTTTGATACAACAAAACGCAAACAATGGGACCGTATCCAACGGAAAAGGGAACTTTAAGATCGATTTTGCACCAAACGAGAATAATGTGGTGCTGGTCTTGCAGGCTTTGGGGTATGAAGCAGACACATTACAAATCAATTCCGATCAGGATCATTATACTGTTCTTTTAAAACCACGCTCTGTTAAACTGGAAGAAATTGTTGTCACCGGAACAACACGCGCTGCTTTGCTCAGAGAAAACCCCGTTTCTATTACGCTTGTTGCTGCCAAACAAATCGAAAGGGCAGCAGCAGGTAATATTATTGATGTACTCGTAAAAAACGTTCCGGGTTTAAAAGCCGTTAAAACCGGCCCAAATATTTCGAAGCCTTTTATTCACGGGTTGGGCTATAATAGGGTACTTACATTATATGACGGTGTTCGCCAGGAGGGACAGCAATACGGCGATGAGCACGGAATTGAAGTAGACGATTACAACATAGAAAAAGCCGAAGTTATAAAAGGGCCTGCAAGTGTTTTATACGGTTCAGATGCCATTGCCGGCGTGATAAGCTTGTTTCCCCATATACCTAAACAGGAAGACGGTAGCCTGCATGGTAAATTCACCAGCGAATATCAGACAAATAACAACCTGACCGGTGATGGTATGCAACTGGATTATGCCGGTAAACATTTTTTGTTTGCTTTGAATGGCTCTTACAGAATGGCCAGAAATTATCGTAATCCTGTAGACGGCAGGGTTTACCTGACTAATTTCAATGTAAAGAATTTCTCTGCTTTGGCGGGATATAAATCTGAAAAAGGATACACGCACCTGAACGTTACTTTATATGACAACCGGCAGGGTATTCCGGACGGCAGCAGGGACTCGCTAAGCAGGAAGTTTACCAAACAGGTATTTGAAGGTGATGCTGATGATATTGTTGATCGTCCGATAGTTTCCCATAAAGCGTTAGGCTCTTATAAAGTCCCCGATTTATCACAACATATTCAGCATTACAGAGCCTATCTGCGTAGTTTTTATAAAATTGGAAATAGCAATATTGACATTCTGTTGGGAGGGCAGCAAAACATCCGCAGGGAATACACACATCCCACAGCGCCGAAACAGGCAGGAATGTATATGAGATTACAAACCTTAAATTATGGTATTCGATACAATGCGCCGGAATTTTTCCATATCGAAACTGCCATCGGCATCAACGGAATGATACAAAGCAATAAAAATAGGGACGCAACGGATTTTCCTATCCCTGATTACAATTTATATGATGGGGGCATTTATTTATATGCGAAATGGAAACAAAATAAATGGAGTATCAGCGGTGGGGTTCGTTACGATCTGAGATATGTTAGGTGGAATGATTTCTATGTAGGAAAAAACCCGGCAACAGGATTTGCAAAACAACTCAATTCCCACAGCCCCAACGCTGAGTTACAATTTGCAGCTTATGAAAAATTGTTTTACGGAATCAGCGGGAGTATTGGAGCCACTTTTCAGGCCACAAAGAACATCAGCTTAAAGGCAAATATCGGAAGAGCGTACAGGGCGCCCAACCTAACAGAAATAGGTAGTAACGGTCTTGACCCCGGAGCGCACATCATTTATTTAGGAAACAGAAATTTTAATCCGGAGTTTTCATTGCAGGAAGATCTGGGTATTCATTTGAAGTTTGATGAAGTGTCGGGAGGGATCAGTTTATTTAACAACAATATCCAAAACTATATTTATATGTCAATGGCAGCAGATGCCTCCGGAAACCCGGTAGTTGATGCACAGGGGAACCGGACGTATCAATATCTGCAATCAAAAGCGCAACTTTATGGAGCTGAGTTTTGGATGGCCATACGTCCTCAAAATCTAAAAGGATTTTGCTGGGATTATAGTATAAGTATAGTTTATGGTTTTAACCGAAGAAAGAGCTTTAAAAGAAAAGGCCCGGAGGGAGAATATTTGCCGCTGATACCGCCAAAGATGCTCAACAGCAGTATTTCACAGGAAATACTGCCGAAGTCAAAATACTTAGTTGGCCTGGTACCCAAATTTGAAATTGAATATGCTGCAACACAAAACCGGTATTTGGGATTAAACGGAACAGAAACCGCAACGCCGTCTTACATTTTGTTTAATATTGGACTGACAACGCAAATAAAATACAAGGAAACAAAAAATGTTGAGCTTGTTTTTAAAGCTGACAATTTATTTGACAGGGCATATCAGTCGCATCTCAGCCGTTTGAAATATTTTGAGTATTACACTCAAACCCCGAACGGCCGTTCCGGCATCTACAATATGGGAAGAAATTTTGTGGTGAAAATGATAGTGCCCTTTTAA
- the mfd gene encoding transcription-repair coupling factor gives MQTEVLKNFYSNDPRCLQIANELSLLQPAQLALSGVYGSASQFIVGACMAQTPALNHVIILNEPEDAAYFQNTLENITGALDIFYFPSSFKTTRNYQQLNASHVMLRTEALTRFAGGGNKKVLVTYADAIFEKVVVSATLAENIIHLKTADQLNIEELLLKLDKYGFERSDFVYEPGQFALRGGILDIYSFGNDKPYRIELFGNDIDSIRIIDPETQLSERKLLQVSIIPNVDTQFAKEQHVSLFEFLPENTALWVQDASLCVERLKEHSEELEHFLGQQQLKSHSDDNRDADRLLKSNVTTTDFITAADFEAALQIRPVVHLEQVPATVTQEFEFHTKEQPAFNRQFELLIKDLKAHEAQGFSLYIFSENPKQLQRLQSIFDDQEAQLVFNPVSAAIHSGFVDQDLKILCYTDHEIFQRYHKYKVKQAYNKNKAITLRTLRELQPGDFVTHIDHGVGIYSGLQKMDVNGKTQEAVRIIYKDKDVLYVNINSLHKIAKYTGKDGSVPKVNKLGSDAWTRLKEKTKTRVKEIAFDLIKLYAQRKAQKGFAHTPDNYLQTELEASFIYEDTPDQSKASADVKKDMESESPMDRLVCGDVGFGKTEVAIRAAFKTCVDGKQAAILVPTTILAFQHYKTFKDRLREFPVTVDFINRFKSSKEKKETLQKLAEGKIDILVGTHGILGKEVKFKDLGILVIDEEQKFGVAHKEKIKVLRSTIDCLTLTATPIPRTLQFSLMGARDLSIINTPPPNRQPIQTEVQVYNEDVIRDAIYFETERGGQVFFIHNRVAGLAEMATMIQGLCPDLSIGFAHGQMEGHQLEEKILDFIDHRYDVLVCTNIVESGVDIPNVNTIIINNAHHFGLSDLHQLRGRVGRSNKKAFCYLLAPPMSTLPADSRKRLQTLEQHSELGSGFQIAMRDLDIRGAGNLLGGEQSGFMAEIGFETYQKILDEAIRELKRTQFKELFKDEISKQDDFVSDCTIDTDLEILIPDDYVESITERLSLYQRLDDSESEEALSVLYTELQDRFGPVPPPVDDLFETIKCRKLAVELGFEKMTLKNETLRCHFINRPDSPYFEAPVFQKIIQYVQTGTNKARLKQTGRLFLLVAGPIPSMQSLYDFLKDMHAFCMAQP, from the coding sequence ATGCAAACGGAAGTGTTGAAGAATTTTTATAGCAATGACCCCCGCTGTTTACAAATAGCGAACGAACTCTCTTTGCTTCAACCCGCCCAATTGGCGCTTTCAGGCGTGTACGGCAGCGCCTCCCAATTTATTGTTGGAGCCTGTATGGCCCAAACGCCGGCCTTAAACCATGTTATTATTCTGAATGAACCGGAAGATGCCGCCTACTTTCAAAACACCCTGGAAAATATAACAGGCGCCCTGGATATTTTTTATTTCCCCTCTTCTTTTAAAACAACCCGGAATTATCAGCAACTGAACGCCTCGCATGTAATGTTGCGCACCGAGGCGCTGACCCGGTTTGCCGGCGGCGGAAATAAAAAGGTTCTGGTCACCTACGCCGATGCTATTTTTGAAAAAGTGGTGGTATCGGCCACGCTGGCTGAAAATATTATCCATCTTAAGACCGCAGACCAGCTGAATATAGAAGAACTGTTGTTAAAGCTGGACAAATACGGTTTTGAACGGAGTGATTTTGTGTATGAGCCCGGCCAGTTCGCCTTGCGCGGCGGCATCCTGGATATCTATTCTTTCGGCAATGATAAGCCTTATCGTATTGAGTTGTTTGGCAACGATATTGACTCCATACGAATTATTGACCCTGAAACACAGTTGAGTGAACGCAAATTACTGCAGGTATCCATTATTCCCAACGTGGATACACAGTTTGCTAAAGAGCAGCATGTTTCCCTATTCGAGTTCCTTCCCGAAAACACGGCCCTTTGGGTACAGGATGCTTCCCTGTGCGTAGAAAGATTGAAAGAGCATAGCGAAGAACTGGAACATTTCCTTGGACAACAGCAACTGAAAAGCCATTCCGATGACAACCGGGATGCCGATAGATTACTAAAAAGCAATGTAACAACCACCGATTTCATTACCGCAGCAGATTTTGAAGCGGCCCTGCAAATAAGGCCAGTCGTACATTTGGAGCAGGTTCCGGCAACTGTAACGCAGGAATTTGAATTTCACACCAAAGAACAACCGGCCTTTAACCGCCAGTTTGAGCTTTTAATAAAAGACCTCAAGGCACACGAAGCCCAGGGGTTTTCATTATATATCTTTTCCGAAAACCCTAAACAGTTGCAGCGGCTGCAATCCATTTTTGACGACCAGGAGGCGCAACTGGTATTCAATCCGGTTTCCGCAGCAATTCATTCGGGATTTGTTGATCAGGATCTGAAAATCCTTTGTTATACCGATCATGAAATTTTTCAGCGGTACCACAAATACAAGGTCAAGCAGGCCTATAACAAAAATAAAGCGATCACCCTGCGCACCCTGCGCGAACTGCAGCCGGGCGATTTTGTTACTCATATCGACCATGGGGTAGGCATCTACAGCGGGTTACAGAAAATGGACGTAAATGGCAAAACCCAGGAGGCCGTACGCATTATTTACAAGGACAAGGATGTGCTGTATGTGAACATCAACTCCCTGCATAAAATTGCCAAGTACACCGGCAAGGATGGCAGCGTGCCCAAGGTAAACAAGCTGGGCAGCGATGCCTGGACGCGTTTAAAGGAAAAGACAAAGACCAGGGTTAAAGAAATTGCTTTTGACCTCATCAAACTCTACGCCCAACGCAAGGCCCAGAAAGGATTTGCGCATACACCGGATAATTACCTGCAAACGGAACTGGAAGCGTCTTTTATTTATGAAGACACGCCGGACCAGAGCAAAGCTTCGGCGGATGTGAAAAAAGATATGGAATCTGAATCGCCTATGGACCGGCTGGTTTGCGGGGATGTGGGCTTTGGCAAAACGGAAGTTGCGATCCGCGCAGCCTTTAAAACCTGTGTGGATGGCAAACAGGCTGCCATACTGGTTCCTACCACCATCCTGGCCTTTCAGCACTATAAAACGTTTAAAGACCGTTTAAGAGAATTTCCGGTTACCGTTGATTTTATTAACCGTTTTAAAAGCAGTAAGGAAAAAAAGGAAACCCTTCAAAAACTAGCGGAAGGAAAAATTGATATCCTCGTAGGCACCCATGGTATCCTGGGCAAAGAAGTAAAATTCAAAGACCTGGGCATACTCGTCATTGATGAGGAACAAAAATTCGGTGTGGCCCATAAGGAAAAAATAAAAGTATTGCGCAGCACCATCGATTGCTTAACCCTTACCGCAACCCCCATCCCCCGTACCCTTCAGTTCTCACTGATGGGCGCACGGGACCTGAGCATTATCAACACGCCGCCACCCAACCGGCAACCGATACAAACCGAGGTGCAGGTATATAATGAGGACGTTATCCGCGATGCTATTTATTTTGAAACCGAACGTGGCGGGCAGGTCTTTTTTATCCATAACCGCGTGGCGGGATTGGCGGAAATGGCCACGATGATCCAGGGCCTTTGCCCGGATCTTTCGATCGGCTTTGCGCACGGGCAAATGGAAGGGCACCAACTGGAAGAAAAAATTCTGGATTTTATTGACCATCGTTATGATGTGTTGGTTTGCACCAATATCGTGGAAAGCGGGGTAGATATTCCCAATGTAAATACCATTATCATTAATAACGCACACCATTTTGGACTGAGCGACCTGCACCAGTTGCGTGGCCGCGTGGGGCGCAGCAATAAAAAGGCCTTTTGTTATTTGCTGGCGCCACCGATGAGCACATTGCCGGCCGATTCGCGTAAGCGCTTACAGACCCTGGAACAGCATAGTGAACTGGGCAGCGGCTTCCAGATCGCCATGCGCGACCTGGACATTCGGGGCGCGGGAAATTTGCTGGGAGGCGAACAAAGCGGCTTTATGGCCGAGATCGGTTTTGAAACCTATCAGAAGATCCTGGACGAAGCCATCCGGGAGCTAAAGCGCACACAGTTCAAAGAATTATTCAAGGATGAGATCAGCAAACAGGACGATTTTGTAAGCGACTGTACGATCGATACCGACCTGGAGATACTGATCCCTGATGATTATGTAGAAAGCATCACCGAACGCCTGTCGCTGTACCAGCGTTTGGACGACAGCGAATCGGAGGAAGCATTGAGCGTCCTGTACACCGAATTACAGGATCGCTTTGGTCCGGTACCACCGCCTGTCGACGATCTTTTCGAAACCATTAAATGCCGTAAACTGGCTGTGGAACTGGGTTTTGAGAAAATGACCCTCAAGAATGAAACCCTGCGCTGTCACTTTATTAACCGGCCGGACTCTCCTTATTTTGAGGCCCCGGTATTTCAAAAGATCATCCAATACGTACAAACCGGTACCAACAAGGCCCGGTTAAAACAAACCGGTCGCTTATTCTTACTGGTAGCCGGGCCTATCCCTTCTATGCAATCCCTCTATGATTTTCTGAAGGATATGCATGCGTTTTGTATGGCACAACCTTAA